The genomic DNA CGTCAGGAAGCAGCTGCAGCGGCGAGTCGGCGGCGAGGGTGCCGTCGGTGGCGGCGTGGCGGTAGACCGAGGTCTCGGAGGCGAACCAGGCGCGCCAGGACCAGATGTAGAGCAGCGCCGGAACCAGCACCAGGGAGGCGAGCGCCGCGAGGGTGTCACGCACCAGGGTGCCCACGACGTAGCGGCGCACCCCGTAGCGTTTGCGCAGCGCGAGGTCCATGAGCACGCTCATCAGGCCGAAAAAGGCGATGTAGTACAGGCCGGACCACTTCACCGACAGGGCGGCGCCGAGGAAGACGCCGGCGGCCAGGCGCCACCAGCGGAAGCCGAAGCGGGGGCCGAAGGCGCTGGCGCCGAGGCGGCCGGTGGCCCAGGCGTCGTGCAGCCGCTCGCGCATCTGCTGGTGGTCGCGGGCCAGGGCCCAGGCGGCGGCGACGACGAAGAAGACCTGGAACATGTCGAGCATGCCGAACTTGGCGGAGACCAGCAGCACCCCGTCAAGCACGGCGAGGAGTCCGGCGTATACACCGATCTGCCAGGAGTGGGAGACGCGCCGGGCCAGCGCCATCGTCAGCAGCACCGTGCCGACGCCGAAGAGGGCGACCATGACCCGCCAGCCCAGCGGGGTGTAGCCGAAGAGCAGCTCACCGAGGGCGAGCAGCTGCTTGCCCAGCGGCGGGTGCACGACCAGGCCGTAGCCGGGGTTGGCCTCGATGCCGCCTAGGACGGGGTTGAACCAGGAGCGGACCATGTCCCAGCCCTGGGGGACGTAGTGTTTTTCGTCGAAGACCGGGGTGCCCTGCACCTCCGGGCCGGTCAGGCCGATGAAACGGGTGAAGAACGCCAGGCCCGCGATGATCAGGGTGGTCCAGGTGTCGCGCGGGGACCAGCGGTAGCGGCGCGGTGCGGGCGGGTTGACCGGCGCCGGGGGAGCCTGGTGGGCGGGTGCGGATCGGGTGCGCTCGCTGATGCTGGTACTCACCCGCCACAGTCTAGGACACGTGCTGGTCAGCCGGGCGTCACGGCCGTGGCGGTCGATGTGGTTTGCTGGAGACATGAGCACCTCAGTTCCCCGCCTGCCCGTCGGC from Corynebacterium guangdongense includes the following:
- a CDS encoding dolichyl-phosphate-mannose--protein mannosyltransferase, with translation MSPANHIDRHGRDARLTSTCPRLWRVSTSISERTRSAPAHQAPPAPVNPPAPRRYRWSPRDTWTTLIIAGLAFFTRFIGLTGPEVQGTPVFDEKHYVPQGWDMVRSWFNPVLGGIEANPGYGLVVHPPLGKQLLALGELLFGYTPLGWRVMVALFGVGTVLLTMALARRVSHSWQIGVYAGLLAVLDGVLLVSAKFGMLDMFQVFFVVAAAWALARDHQQMRERLHDAWATGRLGASAFGPRFGFRWWRLAAGVFLGAALSVKWSGLYYIAFFGLMSVLMDLALRKRYGVRRYVVGTLVRDTLAALASLVLVPALLYIWSWRAWFASETSVYRHAATDGTLAADSPLQLLPDAWAGWFHYHFSVLAFHGELTTSNGHSHPWDSKPWSWLVAARPILYYSSTDIECATGTCRSMIYLFGTPAIWWLTVPVLLWGLWCVLIRRDRRWVIPLVGFAAGFLPWLAAYDRQMYFFYATALVPFTIVLLALALGQLTGRGPRVRQPWLRSVARGDIRWGTLAVTAYLALVLAMFLYFSPLFYGYLIPDGVYHQMMWLPSWT